Proteins encoded in a region of the Candidatus Methylomirabilota bacterium genome:
- a CDS encoding permease, with protein MKRRRMDASLLILLALTAVALVVALARDPQLVVRGFQSTGRLLSGVWIELALGFVLAGLIDVLIPAPVLSRWLGGERLGQGILVGWAAGLVMPGGPYLVFPVVANLFRSGAAPGPLIALLTAKTLVSPIRMLTYEAPLLGWPMTLARLIPGVLLPPVLGWVGQWLYALFARR; from the coding sequence GTGAAACGCCGCCGCATGGACGCGAGCCTGCTCATCCTGCTGGCGCTGACTGCGGTCGCGCTGGTGGTCGCGCTCGCGCGGGATCCGCAGCTGGTGGTGCGCGGCTTCCAGTCCACCGGGCGGCTGCTCTCCGGCGTGTGGATCGAGCTGGCCCTGGGCTTCGTGCTGGCCGGGCTGATCGACGTGCTGATCCCCGCGCCGGTGCTGTCGCGCTGGCTGGGGGGCGAGCGGCTGGGCCAGGGCATCCTCGTCGGCTGGGCCGCCGGGCTGGTGATGCCGGGCGGGCCGTACCTGGTGTTCCCCGTGGTCGCGAACCTGTTCCGGAGCGGCGCCGCGCCCGGTCCGCTGATCGCCCTGCTCACCGCCAAGACGCTGGTGAGCCCCATCCGGATGCTGACCTACGAGGCGCCGCTGCTCGGCTGGCCCATGACGCTGGCCCGGCTCATCCCCGGCGTGCTGCTGCCGCCGGTACTGGGCTGGGTCGGCCAGTGGCTCTACGCGCTCTTCGCCCGGCGCTGA
- a CDS encoding amidohydrolase family protein: MLFTCPANAARGGRTRVSAVGRRPVCIDIHCHVHHPVADEMVRHLLTPDREPSARFSNELSRATNRKQMENVWTCLTSVEQRLRDMDKMGVNIQAISPSPFHFMYWLEPELARTVSRSVNEHLASIVAAHPDRFVALAHVPLQAPDVAADELRYCVTKLGFRGAEIGTNVVGAEVSRGRDQFWKTAQELDAVLFMHPNGFTQGDRLADHYFTNVIGNPLDTTVALGHLVFDGVLERFPKLKLVAAHGGGYVAHYPARMDHVWGARADARTVLKNTPRRSLARVYFDTIVFDRVQLQHLVKLWGADHVLAGTDYPYDMGMYDPRGFVGGAGFLTAADRAKILGGNAARLLKIALPAAAKAKRARRRR, encoded by the coding sequence ATGCTCTTCACGTGTCCAGCCAACGCGGCCCGGGGCGGGCGCACGCGCGTGAGCGCGGTCGGTCGGCGCCCCGTCTGCATCGACATCCACTGCCACGTGCACCACCCCGTCGCCGACGAGATGGTGCGGCACCTGCTCACACCCGATCGCGAGCCGTCGGCCCGGTTCTCGAACGAGCTGTCGCGGGCCACCAATCGCAAGCAGATGGAGAACGTGTGGACCTGTCTCACCTCCGTGGAGCAGCGCCTGCGCGACATGGACAAGATGGGCGTGAACATCCAGGCCATCTCGCCGTCGCCGTTCCACTTCATGTACTGGCTCGAGCCCGAGCTGGCCCGGACGGTGAGCCGGTCGGTGAACGAGCATCTGGCATCGATCGTGGCCGCGCATCCGGATCGCTTCGTCGCGCTCGCCCACGTGCCGCTGCAGGCGCCCGACGTGGCCGCTGACGAGCTGCGATACTGCGTGACGAAGCTCGGCTTCCGCGGCGCGGAGATCGGCACCAACGTGGTCGGCGCCGAGGTCTCGCGCGGCCGCGACCAGTTCTGGAAGACCGCGCAGGAGCTGGACGCCGTGCTGTTCATGCATCCCAACGGCTTCACGCAGGGCGATCGCCTCGCCGACCACTACTTCACCAACGTGATCGGCAACCCGCTCGACACCACGGTGGCGCTGGGCCATCTCGTCTTCGACGGCGTGCTGGAGCGCTTCCCGAAGCTCAAGCTGGTCGCCGCCCACGGAGGCGGCTATGTGGCGCACTACCCGGCCCGGATGGATCACGTGTGGGGCGCGCGGGCCGACGCGCGGACCGTGCTGAAGAACACGCCGCGCCGATCGCTGGCCCGGGTCTACTTCGACACGATCGTGTTCGACCGCGTCCAGCTCCAGCACCTGGTCAAGCTGTGGGGCGCCGACCACGTCCTGGCCGGCACCGACTATCCCTACGACATGGGCATGTACGACCCGCGCGGCTTCGTGGGGGGCGCGGGCTTTCTCACCGCGGCGGACCGCGCGAAGATCCTGGGCGGCAACGCGGCCCGGCTGCTCAAGATCGCGCTCCCGGCCGCCGCGAAAGCGAAGCGGGCGCGCCGCCGGCGATAG
- a CDS encoding VOC family protein: MARVLGLGHVGIYVRDLERMVAFYRDVMGMRVTKQNWRAGVVFLSADPESVDHEIALMGGRPDPADPHLINQISMRVGSLDDLRVMRRRLVAEGYRIEGVVNHASAIGCYFFDPEGNRTEVFWVTGRPCWVPTATPIDIDRPDEAVLADVDRVWHELRHVPLGGRMTEESATVEVTRRP; the protein is encoded by the coding sequence ATGGCGAGAGTGCTGGGCCTGGGTCACGTCGGCATCTACGTGCGCGATCTGGAGCGCATGGTCGCGTTCTACCGCGACGTCATGGGCATGCGCGTGACCAAGCAGAACTGGCGCGCCGGCGTGGTGTTCCTGAGCGCGGATCCCGAGTCGGTGGACCACGAGATCGCGCTCATGGGCGGCCGGCCCGATCCGGCGGACCCCCACCTGATCAACCAGATCTCGATGCGGGTCGGCAGCCTCGACGACCTGCGCGTCATGCGGAGGCGCCTGGTCGCCGAGGGCTACCGCATCGAGGGCGTCGTCAACCACGCCAGCGCGATCGGCTGCTACTTCTTCGATCCCGAGGGCAACCGCACCGAGGTGTTCTGGGTCACCGGCCGGCCGTGCTGGGTGCCGACCGCCACGCCCATCGACATCGACCGGCCGGACGAGGCCGTGCTCGCCGATGTGGACCGGGTGTGGCACGAGCTGCGCCACGTCCCGCTCGGAGGGCGGATGACCGAGGAGAGCGCGACCGTCGAGGTGACCCGCCGACCCTAG
- a CDS encoding ABC transporter substrate-binding protein → MSLPLSRRSFLAGSTIVAAAGLPRRARAQSKPVRIGLLTVKTGPLAAGGIQMEQGTMRFLKDRNNTIAGRKVELTVADTGGNPAGAKTKTQELIERDHVDMIFGPLAAFELLAISEYAAAAKTPILSLAAAEDMTQRKPNPYFVRASATAAQSMHPLADYAVKELRLKSVITLSEDFAFGHEQMGGFQRVFEDGGGRVVKKLWPPIVTPDYTPYLAQISGVDAVVHGFAGSNPLKFMKQYRDQGLKLPVLGGSTAADDALLKSFGDEAIGMVTCSAYTADLDTPSNKRLVEGMVHDYGNIPGIYAAGLYINGMVAEAALEKTGGNTDDKEALIRALRAVSLTDSPRGPFSFDHLGNVVGSFYIRRCERKGGKLVNTTIKTYPKVSQFWTYEEKWFLAQPVYSRDYPPLKS, encoded by the coding sequence ATGTCGCTCCCACTGAGCCGCCGCTCCTTCCTGGCCGGCAGCACGATCGTCGCAGCCGCCGGGCTGCCCCGCCGCGCGCGCGCACAGAGCAAGCCGGTGCGCATCGGCCTCCTGACCGTGAAGACCGGCCCGCTCGCCGCGGGCGGCATCCAGATGGAGCAGGGCACCATGCGGTTCCTGAAGGACCGCAACAACACGATCGCGGGCCGCAAGGTGGAGCTGACCGTGGCCGACACCGGCGGCAACCCGGCGGGGGCCAAGACCAAGACCCAGGAGCTGATCGAGCGCGACCACGTCGACATGATCTTCGGCCCGCTCGCCGCGTTCGAGCTGCTCGCGATCAGCGAGTACGCCGCTGCCGCCAAGACGCCGATCCTGAGCCTCGCCGCCGCCGAGGATATGACCCAGCGCAAGCCCAACCCCTACTTCGTGCGCGCCTCGGCCACCGCCGCGCAGAGCATGCACCCGCTGGCCGACTACGCGGTCAAGGAGCTCCGGCTCAAGAGCGTGATCACGCTCTCGGAAGACTTCGCGTTCGGCCACGAGCAGATGGGAGGCTTCCAGCGCGTGTTCGAGGACGGCGGCGGACGCGTGGTGAAGAAGCTGTGGCCGCCGATCGTGACGCCCGACTACACGCCCTACCTCGCTCAGATCAGCGGGGTCGACGCGGTGGTGCACGGCTTCGCGGGGTCGAATCCCCTCAAGTTCATGAAGCAGTATCGCGACCAGGGGCTGAAGCTGCCGGTGCTGGGGGGCAGCACGGCGGCCGACGACGCGCTGCTCAAGAGCTTCGGCGACGAGGCGATCGGCATGGTCACGTGCTCGGCCTATACCGCCGACCTCGACACGCCGAGCAACAAGCGCCTGGTCGAGGGCATGGTGCACGACTACGGGAACATCCCCGGGATCTACGCGGCGGGCCTCTACATCAACGGCATGGTGGCGGAGGCGGCGCTGGAGAAGACCGGCGGCAACACCGACGACAAGGAGGCGCTGATCCGGGCGCTGCGCGCGGTCTCACTGACCGACAGCCCGCGCGGGCCCTTCAGCTTCGATCACCTCGGCAACGTGGTCGGCAGCTTCTACATCCGGCGATGCGAGCGCAAGGGCGGCAAGCTGGTCAACACCACCATCAAGACATATCCCAAGGTGAGCCAGTTCTGGACGTACGAGGAGAAGTGGTTCCTGGCCCAACCGGTGTACTCGCGCGATTACCCGCCGCTCAAGAGCTGA
- a CDS encoding branched-chain amino acid ABC transporter permease: protein MSVWLVLAVNSVTLGGLLFLLSAGFSLIFGLMRIPNLTHGSFFMLGGYLAASLIEWGLGFWPAAVASGLLVAVFGGVVERLILRRLAGAELAQVLVTLGLSFMVADVCLKVWTGDPVRIDTPPGLQGATGVGGLVFPTYRLAVGLIAVAFAVALWALLDRTRLGAMIRAGVDDPDMARVAGIRVSRLFTIVFCLGAWLAGFAGVIGGPILSVYPGLDQEMLPLALVVVILGGTGSLPGSLVGSFVVGFLYNFGQALFPELAYVVLFLPMLLVLVVRPQGLFGRPAA, encoded by the coding sequence ATGAGCGTCTGGCTCGTGCTGGCCGTCAACAGCGTCACGCTGGGCGGCCTGCTGTTCCTGCTGTCCGCCGGTTTCTCGCTGATCTTCGGGCTCATGCGCATCCCGAACCTCACCCACGGCTCCTTCTTCATGCTGGGCGGCTACCTGGCCGCGAGCCTGATCGAGTGGGGGCTCGGCTTCTGGCCGGCCGCGGTGGCCAGCGGGCTGCTCGTGGCGGTGTTCGGCGGGGTGGTGGAGCGGCTCATCCTCCGCCGGCTGGCCGGGGCCGAGCTGGCGCAGGTGCTGGTGACCCTGGGGCTGTCGTTCATGGTCGCCGACGTCTGCCTGAAGGTGTGGACCGGCGATCCCGTGCGCATCGACACGCCGCCCGGGCTGCAGGGCGCGACCGGCGTGGGCGGCCTGGTGTTCCCGACCTATCGGCTGGCGGTCGGCCTGATCGCGGTGGCCTTCGCGGTGGCGCTGTGGGCGCTGCTCGATCGCACCCGGCTCGGCGCGATGATCCGGGCCGGCGTGGACGACCCGGACATGGCACGCGTGGCCGGCATCCGCGTCTCGCGTCTGTTCACCATCGTGTTCTGCCTGGGCGCGTGGCTGGCCGGCTTCGCGGGCGTCATCGGCGGCCCCATCCTCTCGGTCTACCCCGGCCTGGACCAGGAGATGCTGCCGCTGGCCCTCGTCGTGGTCATCCTCGGGGGCACGGGCAGCCTGCCGGGCTCGCTGGTGGGCAGCTTCGTGGTCGGCTTCCTCTACAACTTCGGGCAGGCGCTGTTCCCCGAGCTGGCCTACGTGGTGCTGTTCCTCCCGATGCTGCTCGTCCTGGTGGTGCGGCCCCAGGGCCTCTTCGGCCGACCGGCGGCGTGA